In Paenibacillus larvae subsp. larvae, the following proteins share a genomic window:
- the serA gene encoding phosphoglycerate dehydrogenase, whose product MFKVLISDPISDMGIQKLYDATDVEVVKQTGLSEDELVALIGDFDALLVRSQTKVTDRIMEAAPRLKVIGRAGVGVDNIDLEAATKRGIVVINAPDGNTIATCEHTFAMIMAVARNIPQAYKKTISGEWDRKSFLGVELRNKTLGVIGMGRIGSEVAKRAKAFGMEVIGYDPFLSEDRAEKLGVKLGTVDEIASGSDFITVHTPLTKETRHILGPGQFAIMKKGVRIVNCARGGIVDEEALVEAIKAGTVGGAAFDVFEHEPPAADHPFLNHPNIIVTPHLGASTVEAQENVAIDVSEEVLHILRNEPFKNAVNMPPVPASVMRKLQPYFQLGEKIGKMLGEMLQDAVKEITIHYSGDVADTDTSPLTRYIVKGIFEQQLEGVNVVNAMHLTKSRGIRILEQKSSDANTFTNLVTVSVKTGKKVKMLAGTLLAGYGERIVRIDRFPVDFAPDGHILLVSHNDKPGIIGKVGTLLGTKDFNIATMQVGREIIGGSAIMVLTIDRPVSQDVLDQFVRLPEIVNVRALTL is encoded by the coding sequence ATGTTCAAAGTTCTAATTTCGGATCCCATCAGCGATATGGGAATCCAAAAGCTTTACGACGCAACTGATGTTGAAGTAGTGAAACAAACCGGATTATCCGAGGATGAACTTGTTGCACTTATCGGTGATTTTGATGCTTTGCTTGTACGTAGCCAGACGAAAGTTACAGACCGGATTATGGAGGCGGCCCCCCGCCTGAAAGTTATCGGACGTGCAGGAGTTGGGGTTGATAATATCGATCTGGAAGCTGCGACAAAGCGGGGAATTGTCGTTATTAATGCGCCCGATGGAAATACCATCGCAACCTGTGAGCACACTTTTGCCATGATCATGGCTGTTGCCCGCAATATTCCTCAAGCTTACAAAAAGACCATCAGCGGCGAATGGGACCGCAAATCTTTCCTTGGTGTTGAGTTGCGGAACAAAACACTTGGCGTAATCGGAATGGGACGAATCGGAAGTGAAGTGGCCAAGCGAGCCAAAGCCTTCGGTATGGAAGTAATCGGGTATGACCCTTTTCTCTCCGAAGACCGTGCTGAGAAATTGGGTGTTAAATTAGGTACAGTTGACGAAATTGCTTCCGGATCCGATTTTATAACCGTCCATACTCCTTTGACAAAAGAAACCCGTCATATTCTGGGTCCAGGCCAGTTTGCTATTATGAAAAAAGGAGTACGCATCGTTAACTGTGCACGGGGTGGCATTGTGGATGAAGAAGCACTCGTAGAGGCTATTAAGGCCGGGACAGTTGGCGGAGCCGCCTTCGATGTATTTGAACATGAACCTCCTGCTGCGGATCATCCGTTCCTGAATCATCCTAATATCATCGTCACGCCTCATTTGGGTGCTTCTACCGTTGAAGCCCAAGAAAATGTGGCGATCGATGTCTCGGAAGAAGTGCTTCACATTTTACGGAATGAGCCGTTCAAAAATGCTGTGAATATGCCCCCGGTACCAGCAAGTGTCATGAGAAAGCTGCAGCCTTATTTTCAGTTAGGTGAAAAAATCGGCAAGATGCTTGGCGAAATGCTCCAGGATGCTGTTAAAGAAATTACCATCCATTATTCGGGTGATGTAGCCGATACGGATACTTCCCCGCTTACACGCTATATTGTAAAAGGCATTTTTGAGCAGCAGCTGGAAGGGGTTAATGTAGTTAATGCCATGCATTTAACAAAATCCCGTGGAATCCGCATTCTGGAGCAAAAATCTTCAGATGCTAACACCTTTACCAACCTGGTAACCGTTAGTGTAAAAACAGGTAAAAAGGTCAAAATGCTGGCTGGAACACTGCTTGCAGGTTATGGGGAACGAATCGTCCGAATTGACCGGTTCCCAGTTGATTTCGCACCTGACGGCCATATTTTACTTGTATCACATAACGATAAACCTGGAATTATCGGGAAAGTGGGAACACTCCTCGGCACGAAAGATTTCAATATCGCCACCATGCAGGTCGGACGTGAAATCATTGGAGGTTCAGCTATTATGGTTTTGACCATTGACCGTCCGGTCTCCCAGGATGTGCTCGACCAATTTGTCCGCCTGCCGGAAATTGTAAACGTACGCGCTCTCACTCTATAA
- a CDS encoding ATP-binding protein → MALVAFVLLILGFFLVQFIQEYFYQATDQTDRLSKMAVEFADGASQHVHDKEYFEFANQLLGYQDASFIVVTKNMKELTLPENPNNKLASFHATDFFSEDELKQVFEGKKLLSKVPKHVNGRVATGSQYVAVAVPLKTPDGGAFILYQSLSTSEDTQQVVIRLFVYVAMIGFLMTTFFALFLFYRITQPLHRLRKAAAQISRGNYTTKVPIVSNDEIGELAKTFNRMGGQLEETIRVLSHQKEQMSSVLRSMTDAVISLDADGNVMLTNPQGQKIIKDWGKIDWNRNASTAILDSDSQLSHPLTLPDPLQRLFDYVITEAKETFTKLHVQNEVWSVVMTPLYGQNQVVGAVAVLRDVTEEHRMDKLRKDFVANVSHELRTPLSMVQGYSEALIDDIAGTPDERKELAQVIHDESLRMGRLVKDLLDLAKMEAGHMSMTFRELDVNTLFQRIQRKFSGLAKEREIRLICELPEGNHLVIEGDEDRLEQVLTNLLDNAFRHTHPHMSVTLRAELSMYNQEEAVLIEVEDEGQGIPAEDVPYVFERFYKADKARTRGASGGTGLGLAIVKNIIDAHDGKVQVQSILGKGTTFSIFLPKYRPARED, encoded by the coding sequence ATGGCGTTAGTCGCTTTCGTGCTGTTAATACTCGGATTCTTTCTCGTACAATTCATTCAGGAGTATTTTTATCAGGCGACGGATCAAACCGACCGGCTGAGCAAAATGGCCGTTGAATTTGCAGACGGAGCCTCCCAGCATGTTCATGACAAAGAATATTTTGAATTTGCTAACCAACTGCTCGGCTACCAGGATGCCAGCTTTATTGTGGTAACGAAGAACATGAAAGAGCTTACTCTACCAGAGAACCCGAACAATAAGCTGGCCTCTTTTCATGCCACTGACTTTTTTAGTGAGGATGAGCTGAAGCAGGTGTTTGAAGGAAAAAAATTGTTAAGCAAGGTGCCCAAGCATGTTAACGGCAGGGTAGCTACGGGAAGCCAGTATGTGGCTGTAGCGGTACCGCTTAAAACTCCGGATGGTGGGGCTTTTATCCTCTATCAGTCTTTGAGTACATCCGAGGATACTCAGCAAGTGGTCATACGTTTGTTTGTATATGTAGCCATGATCGGATTTCTTATGACCACTTTTTTTGCCTTGTTCCTGTTTTACCGGATTACCCAGCCATTGCACCGCCTCCGTAAAGCTGCCGCCCAGATTTCCCGCGGGAATTATACTACTAAGGTGCCTATTGTTTCAAATGACGAAATCGGGGAACTGGCGAAGACTTTTAACCGTATGGGCGGGCAGCTGGAAGAAACAATCCGGGTACTCAGTCATCAGAAGGAGCAGATGTCCAGCGTACTGAGAAGTATGACAGATGCAGTGATATCTTTGGATGCTGATGGCAATGTGATGCTCACGAATCCGCAGGGACAGAAAATTATCAAGGATTGGGGCAAGATTGACTGGAACCGTAATGCATCTACAGCCATTTTGGATTCCGATAGCCAGTTATCCCATCCGTTAACGCTTCCAGATCCCTTGCAGCGGCTTTTTGATTATGTAATCACGGAAGCTAAAGAAACATTTACTAAACTCCATGTGCAGAATGAAGTATGGTCTGTAGTAATGACGCCATTATACGGACAAAACCAGGTAGTTGGAGCCGTAGCTGTACTTCGGGATGTAACGGAAGAACACCGTATGGATAAGCTTCGGAAAGATTTTGTGGCGAATGTGTCTCATGAACTGAGGACGCCTCTTTCCATGGTACAGGGCTATAGCGAAGCTCTTATCGATGATATTGCGGGAACACCGGATGAGAGAAAGGAACTGGCTCAAGTGATTCATGACGAATCACTGCGAATGGGAAGACTTGTTAAGGATCTGCTGGATTTAGCAAAAATGGAAGCTGGCCATATGAGCATGACTTTCCGGGAATTAGATGTAAACACCCTATTCCAGCGTATTCAGCGTAAATTTTCGGGGTTGGCGAAGGAAAGGGAAATCAGGTTAATCTGTGAACTTCCCGAAGGGAATCACCTGGTAATAGAGGGAGACGAGGACCGTCTGGAACAGGTTCTTACAAACTTGCTGGACAATGCATTCCGCCATACTCATCCCCATATGTCCGTGACTTTGCGCGCGGAACTTTCTATGTACAATCAGGAAGAAGCGGTCCTGATTGAAGTAGAGGATGAGGGGCAGGGGATACCCGCAGAAGATGTTCCGTATGTGTTTGAACGGTTTTATAAAGCCGATAAGGCACGGACAAGAGGAGCGAGTGGTGGTACCGGATTGGGGCTGGCTATTGTAAAGAATATCATCGATGCCCACGATGGTAAGGTACAGGTACAAAGCATACTGGGCAAAGGTACAACCTTCTCTATTTTTTTGCCGAAGTACCGTCCGGCTCGGGAAGATTAG
- a CDS encoding response regulator transcription factor, with protein MEQSSSILVVDDEERIRRLLRMYLEKEGYDIEESQDGETALKLAMDKDYDLILLDIMLPGMDGTEVCARLRQFKTTPVIMLTAKGEETNRVHGFEVGADDYVVKPFSPREVIYRVKAILRRSSATAFLSKDSNSSNNIVFPHLVIEHDAHRVTAGGQEVALTPKEYELLHYLAVSPDKVFSREELLKDVWNYEFFGDLRTVDTHVKRLREKLNKVSPEAAVMITTVWGVGYKLEVPK; from the coding sequence ATGGAACAGAGTTCGAGCATTCTGGTTGTAGATGACGAAGAAAGAATCCGGCGCTTGCTCCGGATGTACCTGGAGAAGGAAGGGTACGATATTGAAGAATCACAAGACGGGGAAACGGCATTGAAGCTGGCCATGGATAAAGATTATGATCTGATCCTTCTTGATATCATGCTTCCCGGTATGGACGGGACAGAAGTGTGTGCAAGGCTGCGCCAGTTTAAAACAACTCCCGTCATTATGCTGACAGCTAAAGGGGAAGAAACGAATCGGGTGCACGGCTTTGAGGTTGGGGCAGATGATTACGTAGTGAAACCTTTTAGTCCACGGGAAGTGATATATAGGGTTAAGGCGATTTTACGCCGTTCATCAGCGACGGCTTTCTTGTCCAAAGACAGCAATTCAAGCAACAATATCGTGTTCCCTCATCTTGTAATTGAGCATGATGCGCACCGTGTAACGGCAGGCGGACAAGAGGTAGCGCTTACGCCAAAAGAATATGAGCTTCTGCATTATCTGGCGGTTTCTCCGGATAAAGTATTTTCCAGGGAAGAATTGTTGAAGGATGTTTGGAATTATGAATTTTTTGGAGATCTTCGGACAGTAGATACCCATGTGAAACGGCTCAGGGAAAAATTGAACAAAGTATCTCCCGAGGCTGCAGTCATGATAACGACAGTATGGGGTGTCGGATACAAGCTTGAGGTACCGAAATAA
- a CDS encoding spore maturation protein, with protein sequence MYTLISVISAWAIPVMIVFIPLYAAYRKVPVYESFVDGAKDGFDTAIKIIPHLVGMMVAISVFRASGAMDLLIGWMKPFMESIGVPTEVLPLAFLRPITGAGSLAFTADLIQQFGPDSMIGRIASTVQGSTDTTLYVITVYFGAIGIRKAGYALKVGLISDLIGFIASIIVCYMVFA encoded by the coding sequence GTCATTTCGGCCTGGGCCATTCCTGTTATGATCGTATTTATTCCGTTGTACGCAGCTTATCGCAAAGTGCCTGTATATGAATCGTTTGTAGACGGAGCAAAGGACGGGTTTGATACGGCCATCAAGATTATTCCCCATTTGGTTGGGATGATGGTGGCCATCAGTGTTTTCAGGGCCTCCGGAGCCATGGATTTATTGATCGGTTGGATGAAGCCATTTATGGAAAGTATAGGTGTCCCGACAGAGGTGCTGCCTCTTGCTTTTTTACGCCCTATTACAGGAGCGGGCTCCCTTGCCTTTACGGCGGATTTGATCCAGCAATTTGGTCCGGACTCCATGATTGGCAGAATTGCTTCTACGGTACAGGGAAGTACGGACACCACTTTATATGTAATTACCGTTTATTTCGGGGCCATAGGTATTCGAAAGGCCGGCTATGCACTTAAAGTAGGGTTAATTTCCGATCTTATCGGTTTCATTGCTTCCATTATCGTATGTTATATGGTATTCGCTTAA
- a CDS encoding inorganic diphosphatase, with amino-acid sequence MSNLVVEAFIEIPTGSQNKYEFDKERNVFVLDRVLYSPMFYPAEYGYLENTLALDGDPLDILVLSTFPTFPGCVIESRVVGVLVMSDDKGQDEKLLAVPVNDPRWNHVQSLNDVPEHTRKEISHFFQVYKDLENKTTKIEGWKDADFAKQLYEDCLKRYKEQ; translated from the coding sequence ATGTCTAATCTGGTTGTGGAAGCATTTATTGAAATACCTACAGGCAGTCAGAACAAATATGAATTTGACAAAGAGAGAAATGTATTCGTTCTGGACCGCGTACTTTATTCTCCTATGTTTTATCCTGCAGAATACGGTTATCTGGAAAACACTCTCGCTTTGGACGGAGATCCGCTGGACATTCTGGTTCTGTCCACCTTTCCGACATTCCCTGGATGTGTGATCGAGTCCCGTGTGGTTGGTGTGCTTGTCATGTCCGATGACAAAGGCCAGGACGAGAAATTGTTGGCTGTTCCAGTAAATGACCCCCGCTGGAATCATGTTCAATCTTTGAACGACGTACCTGAACATACACGTAAAGAAATCTCTCACTTTTTCCAAGTATATAAAGACCTGGAAAACAAAACAACAAAAATCGAAGGCTGGAAAGATGCAGACTTTGCGAAACAGCTTTACGAAGATTGCCTGAAGCGCTATAAAGAACAATAA
- a CDS encoding N-acetylmuramoyl-L-alanine amidase, which translates to MQIVGIILHHSICPCINGKGYDFFVTKDSTVLLSPERADPSFLHVCLEGDFSGGLPLKASQKEQLFVVQKLMGALSNRMGFNAGHIYPHTRTCPGEKFPWEELVISSPGGYH; encoded by the coding sequence ATGCAGATTGTCGGGATCATACTTCATCATTCAATCTGCCCTTGTATTAACGGGAAAGGGTATGATTTTTTTGTCACCAAAGACAGTACAGTACTCTTGTCACCGGAAAGGGCCGATCCCAGTTTCCTTCATGTCTGCCTGGAAGGGGATTTCAGCGGAGGCCTGCCGCTGAAAGCATCTCAGAAGGAGCAGCTGTTTGTGGTTCAAAAGCTGATGGGGGCCCTGTCCAATCGGATGGGTTTTAATGCGGGTCATATATATCCTCATACCCGTACCTGTCCCGGTGAAAAGTTTCCATGGGAGGAACTTGTGATTTCTTCACCAGGCGGTTATCATTAG
- the ccsB gene encoding c-type cytochrome biogenesis protein CcsB, which translates to MTLSKISMILLLSAFLVYCLSFLLFVLSITGKKWRKRNPEDHVRKWSRVSLWVTWVGYACHLGFFFTRWVVAGHIPTSNMFEFMTFLAMMIVTAFLILYAIYKTVVLGAFAIPVSILILAYAMAFPNEVQPLIPSLKSIWLSIHVTMASAGDAFFAIGFAAGLMHLIRTVDFSKSSASSKREVRWLELVMYIIVVLIGFIISTFYFSATHYQASFKHEIVINKEPKQVETKYSMPPLIQPHKAETVQMQAFLGMEKPLLEAPGWMNGEKAARKLNTIVWSILAGSVLYGLLRLFIRKPISEKISPLLKGMDPENLDEISYRSIAIGYPVFTLGGLIFAMIWANQAWGRFWGWDPKEVWALITWLFYAAYLHLRLSRSWQGKKSSWLAVVGFIIVMFTLVGVNLIIAGLHSYAGV; encoded by the coding sequence ATGACCCTCAGTAAAATAAGTATGATCTTGCTGCTCTCTGCTTTTTTAGTATACTGCCTATCTTTTCTTTTGTTTGTGCTATCCATCACAGGAAAGAAGTGGAGAAAACGAAATCCGGAAGATCATGTACGGAAATGGTCCCGTGTCTCTCTATGGGTAACATGGGTCGGTTATGCCTGTCACTTAGGTTTTTTCTTTACCCGCTGGGTAGTTGCGGGACATATTCCGACAAGCAATATGTTCGAGTTTATGACCTTTCTGGCGATGATGATCGTAACGGCTTTTCTGATCCTTTATGCGATATATAAGACCGTGGTGCTTGGTGCTTTTGCCATTCCGGTCAGCATCCTGATTCTGGCCTATGCTATGGCTTTTCCGAATGAAGTCCAGCCCCTGATTCCAAGCCTAAAAAGCATTTGGCTGAGCATTCATGTCACCATGGCTTCTGCAGGGGATGCTTTTTTTGCTATCGGTTTTGCGGCAGGACTCATGCATCTGATACGGACCGTTGATTTTAGCAAAAGCAGCGCGTCCAGCAAACGGGAAGTTAGATGGCTTGAGCTGGTCATGTACATCATTGTGGTCCTTATCGGATTTATCATATCCACTTTTTATTTCTCGGCTACCCACTACCAGGCTTCTTTTAAACATGAAATTGTCATAAATAAAGAACCAAAACAAGTGGAAACCAAATATTCAATGCCACCGCTAATTCAGCCGCATAAGGCAGAAACTGTACAAATGCAGGCCTTTCTTGGCATGGAAAAGCCTTTGCTTGAGGCTCCGGGCTGGATGAATGGAGAAAAGGCCGCAAGAAAATTAAATACAATTGTCTGGTCTATTCTTGCAGGTTCGGTCCTTTATGGTCTTTTACGCTTGTTTATCCGAAAGCCTATCAGTGAGAAAATTTCTCCGCTGTTAAAGGGAATGGATCCGGAGAACCTTGATGAAATCAGCTACAGGTCCATTGCTATAGGATATCCGGTCTTTACTCTGGGAGGATTGATATTTGCGATGATTTGGGCCAATCAGGCCTGGGGAAGATTCTGGGGCTGGGATCCGAAAGAGGTATGGGCCTTGATCACCTGGCTCTTCTATGCGGCTTATCTGCACCTTCGCCTTTCAAGAAGCTGGCAGGGAAAAAAATCATCCTGGCTCGCCGTAGTCGGCTTTATTATTGTCATGTTTACCTTGGTGGGAGTGAATTTAATCATTGCAGGGTTGCATTCTTACGCAGGTGTATAA
- the resB gene encoding cytochrome c biogenesis protein ResB, which produces MIQNTKCECGHQNPVGTVLCESCGKPTEEYEDSGGILEMRYDGAVRRSQRKDRNVVIKVWSFFSSVRVAIYLIIITLIGAALGSIYPQEDSFLSIDPVTYYKDTYGWTGELYYKLGLSHTYQSWWFVTLLFMIGTSLVICSLDRVLPLYKALNKQQVRKHPSFISRQRISLEQELPAGISAEDWIRQMGQTLKKKHYRVNIDGTALLAEKNRFSRWGPYINHIGLIIFLLAVLMRGLPGWQMDQYIQIREGETKLIPNTSYYLKNEKFTVDFYDENELTQKMKDEGQTLPKSFETKAVLYKCTDRCDDPGQEPVLEQVTSHNIMVNHPLNYQGIKAYQYSYEMDPVLISVTPSLVNKQTGEQIGSFDLKMQNPEKQYKIGPYTLQLKAYFPEFGLDNKGQPVTKSNEPKAPAFIFQLNGPGITENGENFMYFPKQSDKIRFRQDDLNGELGKRFELSVDSMDKVHLSEFVSSLNIRMDRALPFIWVGAAISMIGLVMGFYWQHRRIWIRIDGRKLLLGAHINKNWYAIRKESASALSQNGIKLEDDKRLDRGGNRK; this is translated from the coding sequence ATGATTCAGAACACAAAATGCGAATGCGGCCATCAGAATCCTGTGGGAACGGTTCTTTGTGAATCCTGCGGAAAACCGACTGAGGAGTACGAGGATTCAGGCGGCATTCTTGAAATGCGGTATGACGGAGCCGTCCGCCGCTCACAGCGCAAGGACCGGAATGTAGTCATTAAGGTTTGGAGTTTTTTTTCTTCGGTAAGAGTAGCCATTTATTTGATTATCATTACCTTAATCGGAGCTGCTTTAGGCTCCATTTATCCTCAGGAGGACTCTTTCCTTAGTATAGATCCGGTCACCTATTATAAGGATACCTACGGATGGACAGGGGAGCTTTATTACAAACTGGGATTATCGCATACTTATCAGTCGTGGTGGTTTGTCACGCTGCTGTTCATGATTGGCACGTCTTTGGTTATCTGCAGCCTGGATCGTGTTCTTCCCCTTTATAAGGCGCTAAACAAACAGCAGGTGCGCAAGCATCCCAGTTTTATCAGCCGTCAGCGGATCAGTTTGGAACAGGAACTGCCGGCGGGGATATCTGCCGAAGATTGGATCCGTCAAATGGGACAAACACTAAAAAAGAAACATTATCGTGTCAACATCGATGGAACGGCTCTGCTTGCCGAGAAGAACCGGTTCAGCCGTTGGGGGCCATACATAAATCATATCGGCTTGATCATTTTTTTGCTCGCGGTTTTAATGAGAGGTCTGCCCGGATGGCAAATGGACCAATACATACAAATCAGGGAAGGAGAGACCAAGCTGATTCCCAATACTTCCTATTATTTAAAAAATGAAAAATTTACGGTTGACTTTTATGATGAAAATGAACTTACACAGAAAATGAAGGATGAGGGACAAACGCTTCCAAAAAGTTTCGAAACAAAAGCTGTACTGTATAAATGTACGGACCGCTGCGATGATCCGGGACAAGAGCCGGTTTTGGAGCAAGTTACGAGCCATAATATTATGGTGAATCATCCCCTTAATTATCAAGGGATAAAGGCCTACCAATACAGCTACGAAATGGACCCGGTTCTGATTTCAGTTACTCCTTCACTGGTTAACAAACAGACCGGAGAACAAATAGGCAGTTTTGACTTGAAAATGCAAAACCCTGAAAAACAATATAAAATTGGTCCTTATACTTTACAGCTTAAAGCCTATTTTCCGGAGTTCGGCTTAGATAATAAAGGCCAGCCCGTTACAAAATCCAATGAACCTAAGGCTCCTGCTTTTATTTTCCAATTGAATGGTCCGGGCATTACCGAAAATGGTGAGAACTTTATGTATTTTCCCAAGCAAAGTGATAAAATCCGGTTCCGCCAAGATGATCTGAATGGAGAGCTTGGTAAACGGTTTGAGCTGTCTGTCGATTCCATGGATAAGGTTCATCTGTCTGAGTTCGTCTCTTCACTTAATATCCGCATGGACAGAGCGCTTCCTTTTATCTGGGTGGGAGCCGCCATCTCCATGATCGGTTTAGTGATGGGTTTTTATTGGCAGCACCGGCGTATCTGGATCCGGATCGACGGACGTAAACTGCTGCTTGGAGCCCATATCAATAAAAACTGGTATGCCATTCGCAAAGAATCCGCTTCCGCTCTTTCGCAGAATGGAATCAAACTGGAAGATGATAAACGGCTGGATAGAGGAGGAAACCGGAAATGA
- a CDS encoding redoxin domain-containing protein — translation MGKNRKWIQIGILAVVLVIGVFTIYSNLSSGKEKKALTAGDQAPNFKLAGIDGRTHELADFKGKALMINFWGTFCEPCKEEMPAIMHQYQQWSEKGVEVLAVNLGESEVTIQNFIDNSKANSEKTYRKPFTKDLPILLDATDQVRKLYQVTQYPTTFFVDSKGNIREIKIGGMDDAYINDRLTSLTTQ, via the coding sequence ATGGGCAAAAACCGGAAATGGATACAAATCGGTATTTTGGCGGTTGTACTCGTTATAGGCGTATTTACTATTTACAGCAACCTTTCCTCGGGCAAAGAGAAGAAAGCGCTGACAGCAGGAGACCAGGCCCCAAACTTTAAACTTGCCGGGATAGACGGCCGAACACATGAGCTTGCCGACTTTAAAGGAAAAGCCCTTATGATAAATTTTTGGGGCACATTTTGTGAACCTTGCAAGGAAGAGATGCCTGCCATTATGCATCAGTACCAGCAGTGGAGTGAGAAAGGTGTAGAGGTTTTGGCGGTTAATCTTGGTGAAAGCGAAGTAACCATCCAGAACTTTATCGACAATAGCAAGGCCAATTCAGAGAAAACGTATAGGAAACCGTTCACCAAAGATCTGCCTATTTTATTGGACGCAACGGATCAAGTCCGCAAATTATACCAGGTGACCCAATATCCTACTACGTTTTTTGTTGATTCCAAAGGAAATATACGGGAGATTAAAATTGGCGGCATGGACGATGCGTATATAAATGATAGGCTGACTTCATTAACCACTCAATAA
- a CDS encoding pseudouridine synthase, producing MEERLQKVLAAAGVASRRKCEEIILAGRVEVNDKVVSTLGVKVNPHQDVIKVDGRAIQNQEKIYILFNKPKGVITSVSDPEGRRVVGDFLKGIKERVYPVGRLDYDTEGLLILTNDGEFANMVTHPRHHVSKTYHATVKGVPHGSVLEKLREGVKLEDGMTAPAEVEYHDIDPDKKQSVISITIYEGKNRQVRRMFEAVGYPVTRLKRVKFGSIPLVGLPRGKFRRMRKEEVQALLNEASQSHKVQKGQ from the coding sequence ATGGAAGAAAGATTGCAGAAAGTGCTTGCCGCAGCAGGAGTGGCCTCTCGTCGCAAATGCGAAGAGATCATTTTGGCAGGCCGAGTGGAAGTTAACGATAAAGTTGTAAGTACGCTTGGTGTGAAAGTGAATCCACACCAGGATGTCATTAAAGTGGATGGACGAGCTATTCAAAATCAGGAGAAAATATATATTTTATTTAATAAGCCTAAAGGGGTTATTACGAGTGTCTCAGACCCGGAGGGCCGGCGTGTCGTAGGTGATTTTCTTAAAGGAATAAAGGAACGGGTATACCCTGTCGGACGCCTTGATTATGATACAGAAGGATTGCTTATTTTGACAAACGACGGGGAATTTGCCAACATGGTAACCCATCCGAGACATCATGTGTCCAAAACTTATCACGCAACGGTAAAAGGAGTTCCACACGGTTCTGTTTTGGAAAAGCTGCGCGAAGGAGTGAAACTTGAGGATGGCATGACTGCCCCTGCCGAAGTGGAGTACCATGATATAGATCCCGATAAGAAGCAGTCGGTCATTTCGATAACAATCTACGAAGGAAAAAACCGTCAGGTCCGGCGTATGTTTGAAGCCGTAGGTTATCCGGTCACGAGGCTCAAAAGGGTGAAATTCGGTTCCATCCCGCTTGTCGGGCTGCCCAGAGGGAAGTTCCGGAGAATGCGGAAAGAAGAAGTACAGGCTCTCCTGAATGAGGCTTCACAGTCACATAAAGTTCAAAAAGGCCAATAA
- a CDS encoding rhodanese-like domain-containing protein → MDHIAPEDFLHQLDQGLLKEVLILDAREPEEWSYYHLEEPRLMPMQTIPEHLDEIPEDREVYVICAHGVRSEMVCRFLLRQGKKRVINVRGGMAAVSGLRGFQYD, encoded by the coding sequence ATGGATCATATTGCACCAGAAGATTTTTTGCACCAACTGGACCAGGGATTGTTGAAGGAAGTTCTTATTCTGGATGCAAGGGAACCGGAAGAATGGTCTTATTATCATTTGGAAGAACCACGTTTAATGCCCATGCAAACAATTCCTGAGCACCTGGATGAGATACCGGAAGACCGGGAGGTATACGTCATATGCGCACATGGTGTGCGAAGTGAAATGGTCTGCCGCTTTTTGCTCCGGCAGGGGAAAAAGAGGGTGATAAATGTAAGAGGCGGGATGGCCGCGGTCTCCGGTCTTCGAGGCTTTCAATATGATTAA